The sequence AATCGAATGACGTCCGTCGCCGCAGTCGTCCTTACCTTGGAGCGGCAAGGCCGACGAATGGCCTCAATGCCTCAACAAGCCTTCATGGGCTGCCGGATGAGCTCCCTGGCCGCGCCGTAAGTCGAATTTAATTGAACCCAAAAGAACTATCGGGCCGGTTTTGTCGCTGGCGTGTTCGACTCGTAGTGTCAGTGCCATGTGTCATGGTGGTGTCAGCGAGCAAGGGGAACTGGGGGGTTCACCATGTCTTTGACCGACGAAATAGCGGCAGCCCATGAGGGGGAGTTGAATCCGGCCGCATTGGTGGGGGAATTCCGGCGCACGTCGGTATTCGTCCCGGTCGTGGATGATTCTCTCATGTCGGCCGAGATGTCCGGAATCCGTTGGCTGTACGCCTTTACGGACGAAGAGGCACTGTCCCATTTCGCCGCGACCCGGGGCGCCGAGACCAGCACCGAGGTGGAGTACGTCCGTGCTGCCGGTGCCCGTCTCCTGGACGTGGTCATCCCCGCGGTCAAGGGCCCCATGGGCGTGGCCGTGAACGTGGGAAGCGAGCAGCCGATGCTGTTTCCGCCGGTCAGCGGCATCGTCCCGGACTCCGCCGCGGTCGACCTCGCCGAGCCGACTCCCGTAGGCGACGTGCCTGTCCAGCCCGCTCCGGGGGGTGTGGCATGACCTCCGTCGAGGGTTACGAGCTCGACCCGGATGCCCTGAAGCAGGTCACCAAAGGCATCCACGACGCGATCGCGGAGCTGAAGGATTTTGGTTTCGATATCAACGCCCAACTCGGCCAGGGATTCGACAAGTTGGCACTCTCCGGAATGGAGGCAGGCCACGCCGACGTAAGTTCCGTATTCGAGTCATTCTGTGAGCGGTGGGGCTGGGGGGTCCGTCAGCTCATCCATGAAGCCGATGAATTCGCGCGTCGTCTCGATTTGACGGCCGGCCTTTATCACGAGCAAGAGCAGTACGTGTCGACCACGATGAAGGTCGGGGCGAATGCCTTGCTGATGGGTGACCCGACGATGACGGCGGAACAGCTGAAGCATCGGACGTGGAAACAGGTCGGCGAGGACAACGCGGTCACCCAGTTCGACAGCGCGGACTACGACCCGACATCGGCCAAGTCCCAAGAGGCAATGGGTGGGCTCAGCGAGGCGTGGGATCAAACAAAGCAGGACGTCTCGACGTCCAAGTGGATGGGTGACGTGGACCACAACTGGGCCCTGCGGCCGGCCCGCGATGTCCAGGAGCAAGCCCGTGATCTCCAGGACCGGGCCAACAGCCACGGTCACGACCAGGACGGTTCGTAAGCCACCGCTTCACCAGCCACCGCAGCACCACATCCGCCACTGCACCGCACCGGCGGCCACTGCACCGCACAGCTGACCGCTGCACAGCCACGACTGCGCATCCACTGCTCCACAGCACAACGGGGGGTAAGAACTCATGGGACTTTTCGGGGACATCGGGGACGGGATCAATTCCGCCGCC is a genomic window of Streptomyces gilvosporeus containing:
- a CDS encoding SseB family protein — encoded protein: MSLTDEIAAAHEGELNPAALVGEFRRTSVFVPVVDDSLMSAEMSGIRWLYAFTDEEALSHFAATRGAETSTEVEYVRAAGARLLDVVIPAVKGPMGVAVNVGSEQPMLFPPVSGIVPDSAAVDLAEPTPVGDVPVQPAPGGVA